One genomic region from Amaranthus tricolor cultivar Red isolate AtriRed21 chromosome 12, ASM2621246v1, whole genome shotgun sequence encodes:
- the LOC130797361 gene encoding uncharacterized protein LOC130797361 isoform X3, protein MWGYESELEDLKETVSTIKNVLLDVDHETVRRELTNQERDYIQKLTDAVYDADDLFDEFVTLAELKQIKTLSTVQKFFAKET, encoded by the exons ATGTGGGGTTATGAATCCGAGCTTGAAGATCTGAAGGAAACTGTCTCCACCATCAAAAACGTGCTTCTAGATGTTGATCACGAGACGGTCAGGCGGGAGCTAACCAACCAAGAACGAGACTACATCCAGAAGCTAACGGATGCTGTGTACGATGCTGACGATCTATTCGATGAGTTCGTCACTCTTGCTGAGCTCAAGCAGATTAAGACTCTGAGCACGGTTCAAAAGTTCTTTGCAAAG GAAACCTAA
- the LOC130797361 gene encoding uncharacterized protein LOC130797361 isoform X2: MWGYESELEDLKETVSTIKNVLLDVDHETVRRELTNQERDYIQKLTDAVYDADDLFDEFVTLAELKQIKTLSTVQKFFAKVLRV; encoded by the coding sequence ATGTGGGGTTATGAATCCGAGCTTGAAGATCTGAAGGAAACTGTCTCCACCATCAAAAACGTGCTTCTAGATGTTGATCACGAGACGGTCAGGCGGGAGCTAACCAACCAAGAACGAGACTACATCCAGAAGCTAACGGATGCTGTGTACGATGCTGACGATCTATTCGATGAGTTCGTCACTCTTGCTGAGCTCAAGCAGATTAAGACTCTGAGCACGGTTCAAAAGTTCTTTGCAAAG
- the LOC130797361 gene encoding uncharacterized protein LOC130797361 isoform X1: MWGYESELEDLKETVSTIKNVLLDVDHETVRRELTNQERDYIQKLTDAVYDADDLFDEFVTLAELKQIKTLSTVQKFFAKIPKEPTQGCIQTSRHSSKLVTRPPGTTRGDQSYASRT, encoded by the exons ATGTGGGGTTATGAATCCGAGCTTGAAGATCTGAAGGAAACTGTCTCCACCATCAAAAACGTGCTTCTAGATGTTGATCACGAGACGGTCAGGCGGGAGCTAACCAACCAAGAACGAGACTACATCCAGAAGCTAACGGATGCTGTGTACGATGCTGACGATCTATTCGATGAGTTCGTCACTCTTGCTGAGCTCAAGCAGATTAAGACTCTGAGCACGGTTCAAAAGTTCTTTGCAAAG ataccaaaggagcccacacaaggctgcatacagacctcacgacacagtagcaaactagtgaccagaccacctggcacgacacgtggagaccaatcctatgcatccagaacctag